GGCGGTCAGGGGGTAGCGGCGGCCGCGTGGGTGGCGGGGGTCGTCGATGGTGGCCAGGTGGTCCATCAGGTCCGGGGTGAGCGGTTCGGCGGGATCGGTTGTGAGAACGCCTTGGGAGCGAGATGATGACACAGCGGGTGCGGAGCCTTGCGGATAGTGGTGTCTCGACAACTCCATGATCCTTCAGGCCCGTGCCCGTTTTTGCATGTCAGAACCCGGTTATGTCCTCACAGGCGGTGTAGATCCGGCGTTCGTTACTTCCCCGACAAACCGCGAGAACTCCGGGGCCCTGCGAGCCCGAGGGCGACTACGACTCCATCCTGTACACGTACACACCTCGCGGACAGCTGGAGACGTTGACTGACCCGGGCGGCAGCTCCTGGGCCTACGCCTACGACCTTCTCGGGCGCCAGATCGAGGCGGACGACCCCGACGCTGGCAAGAGCACCACGAGCTATGACGAGCTGGACCGACCGGTCCTGACCACGGACGCACGCGGTGAGGCGCTCCACATCACCTACGACGAACTGGGCCGTCGAACAGAACTGCGTCAAGACGATGACCAGGGTGAACTGCGAGCTGAATGGATCTATGACACCGTTGCCGTCGGTCAGCTCAGCAAAGCCATTCGCTATGAGAATGCCCAGCCCTATGCCACCGAGGTGATGAGCTACAACAAGCTCAACCAGCCCCTGACGCAGAGAATCCATATCCCCGGGGTGGAAGGTGAGCTCGCGGGAAGCTACCAGTTCACCACGCTCTACAACCCGGACGGTAGTGTCGACGGGATGAGTCTGCCAGCTGCCGGGAACCTTCCCGCGGAAGCGCTCTCCTTCGGTTACGACAAGCTCGGAAACCCCTCAACGCTCGTGGGCCGCGACAGGATGGTCAGCGAGACGATCTACTCCAAGGTGGGAAACCTGGTCCAGATCGAGTTCGGTCGACGCCCGCTGGGGTCCGCGAAGACCTGGGTGACCAAGGACTACGACGAGAAGACCAACCGGCTGAACATGACCAGCCTTGTGCACAGCACGGGTGAGGGTTCTCTGTCGACCCAGTGGTATGACTTCGACGACGCGGGCAACATGCTGCGCTTCGCGGACGAGCCCACCGACGCGTCGATCGCTCCGGATGTGCAGTGCTTCGAATACGACTACCTGCGCCGCATGACCCAGGTTTGGACCCCGAACACCACCGGTGCGGAAGCTTGCTCCGGGGAACCAGTCATCACCGAACTCGGTGGGGCGGCCCCCTACTGGCACGAGTACACCTACGACGAGATTGGTAACCGTGTCCAGGAGACCTATCACACTCCCGCCGGGCAGGTTGAGCGTTCCTACTCCACTCCAGAAGACGGGCAAGGGCCGGATCACGGCATCGCCGAAGTACGACAGAGCGGTGTGTCAGGGAACATGTCCTACACCTACTCCTACGACGAGGCGGGTAACACGACCACCCGTAATCTCGCTGGTCAGATCCAGAACCTGGAGTGGGGCCCTGAAGGTGAGCTGAGCAAGGTCACCGAAGGCACGAAGGAGACCGAGTATCTCTACGACGCCCGGGGCGAACGCTTGCTGCGTAGGAACGACGAGGGCACGACGCTCTACCTACCGGCGATGGAGGTCACCTGGGACGCGTCGGAGGGTAGGGAAGAGGCGACCCGCTACTACACGCACGCCGGTGAGACCGTAGCGATCCGCGAGAACGACGGAACCCTCTCCTGGATGTTCTCCGATCACCACGGAACCGGGCAGATTCTCGTGGACGCCGCTTCAGGAAACACGGTCCAGCGCAGGATGACAGTCTTCGGCGAAGAGCGCGGGACCACAGCGTCCTGGGGTGGCGAGCGCGGGTTCGTCAACGGCACCATCGACGCGTCCACGGGTCTGACACAACTGGGCGCTCGTGCATACGATGAATCCCTGGGGCGGTTCATCTCAGTGGATCCGCTGATGGGAGAAACTGACTCCCAACACATGCACGGGTACTCCTACGCCAAGAACAATCCAGCCAGTTATGTTGATGCGGATGGGCTCAAGCCGAACCCTTGTGCCTGCAAGCCAAGCCCGGGTTTCCTGAGTAACCTCGGTAACCCGAATATTGGCAAGGGTAAGGGCAAGAGTAAGGGTAGCTTGAAAAGCGGGCTCTCCAACTTTTCGCCGAATCGCGGGGGCGGCGGTTCTGGTGGCGGAGGTGGCTGGAGCGGCGGTGGAGGTGGCTGGAGTGGTGGCGGAGGTTGGAGCGGTGGCTCGGGTGGAGGCTGGGGCGGTTGGGGTGTCTCGGCAGGGCACCGCGGCCCAGCGGCCCCGCCTCCGCCTCCGCCGTACGTTGAGATCGACTACGTCGACCCAGAAGAAGTGGCTCTGGGGGTGGCCAGTCATGACGGGCAGCCTGGATTTCTTGCGGTGCCACCCATGACTTCATGGGATTGGCCAACCATCACCATGGTGCTCACTACCATTATCGGAGCAATTATCTGTTCGACGGCAGCGTTCGTGTTCTGCGTCGGATTCGGTCTGATATCGATTTTTATTAACATGGCGGTGGAAATCCATGTGTATGGAGAAATCAGAAATCCCCACTATTTCTTCATTGATATGATTGCAATTTTGCTGGGGTTCGCGGTTGTTGGCACTCTGGTTCGCGGAGGCAAGCATCTGTTCAAGGGGCCGACCTTCAGGCATATGGAACGCCATGCGCCGGGGAATCGGTGGCGGCCGATTGGGGATATCGATTGGAAAAACACGGCCTGGGGTGTCGGTGTTAACTTCGCAACCTGGCTGTACTTGTGGATCTGGGGGACTACTACGAAAGAGGTTCTCGGGCCGCGTCCGTGCAACGCTAATTCGCGAAGTCAAGCGGCAGATTGTATGTAGTGGGTTATGGTTAGAGAAATGAAAAGTATCCGGAACGTCCCATCGGCGGCTGCACTTGCCTTGATGGGTTTGGTATGCGCCGCCCTTTCGATCTGGATTCAGCTCATGCTGGCTGGTCACGGGGGGCCGATCGCGCAGATTGCTAGTATTGCCGGTATTTCTGCGCTTGCTTCCTGGATTTTTTACAAGTTGGTCTCCTGTTGCCAGATCGACGTCGAAGAGGGTTGCTTTATTGTGCGGGGCGTGTTTGTCGATACCGTCATTCCCTTTTCAGATATTGATTCGGTTTTCGCGGATGATGGCTTGTTTTTTCTGCTGAACTCGGGGCAGAGGGTGAACTCATCGGGATTTTCCTCATCTGCACTGGGTGCCATGAATGGTTACAGGGGGCACGAAAAAGCTTTTCGGGATATCAAGAGGGAGATTGAGAGGTGGGGGGCTGGGCGGTCCAGTACTTCTCCGGTATTGAGGAGGCAGGTGAGGCTAGACTTGGTTGTCATGCTGGTCTGCCTTGGGTTCTATGTGTCCCTATTTCTTGTTCTGCTTTTCTCTTTTTACTAACTTGGTGTAACTGTTCAGGTGTACTGCTGAAGGCTCAGGCGGTCTCGGGAGGCTCATTGAGGTTTTCTCAGTGATTTCTATTTCCATGCGTTGTTGAGGACCAGGGCTGCTTGAGCGATGTCTCCGATCCTGCTCGGGCTCAGCGTGACGTGCTTCAGTGCCCGCCAGCGCTGCTTCAGCTCGGCAGCGGCTCGTTCGCCCAGGGCGCGGGTGCTGCGTGGGAGCCGGTTACGGGAGGTTATCGCTGGTCATCGGGCTGGGGATGTCGGAGTGGGGGCGCATGCAGGTCGAACTCTTGGATCGGCGCAGGTGGCGGACCCGGATGGAGTTGG
This DNA window, taken from Nocardiopsis exhalans, encodes the following:
- a CDS encoding RHS repeat domain-containing protein — its product is MTDPGGSSWAYAYDLLGRQIEADDPDAGKSTTSYDELDRPVLTTDARGEALHITYDELGRRTELRQDDDQGELRAEWIYDTVAVGQLSKAIRYENAQPYATEVMSYNKLNQPLTQRIHIPGVEGELAGSYQFTTLYNPDGSVDGMSLPAAGNLPAEALSFGYDKLGNPSTLVGRDRMVSETIYSKVGNLVQIEFGRRPLGSAKTWVTKDYDEKTNRLNMTSLVHSTGEGSLSTQWYDFDDAGNMLRFADEPTDASIAPDVQCFEYDYLRRMTQVWTPNTTGAEACSGEPVITELGGAAPYWHEYTYDEIGNRVQETYHTPAGQVERSYSTPEDGQGPDHGIAEVRQSGVSGNMSYTYSYDEAGNTTTRNLAGQIQNLEWGPEGELSKVTEGTKETEYLYDARGERLLRRNDEGTTLYLPAMEVTWDASEGREEATRYYTHAGETVAIRENDGTLSWMFSDHHGTGQILVDAASGNTVQRRMTVFGEERGTTASWGGERGFVNGTIDASTGLTQLGARAYDESLGRFISVDPLMGETDSQHMHGYSYAKNNPASYVDADGLKPNPCACKPSPGFLSNLGNPNIGKGKGKSKGSLKSGLSNFSPNRGGGGSGGGGGWSGGGGGWSGGGGWSGGSGGGWGGWGVSAGHRGPAAPPPPPPYVEIDYVDPEEVALGVASHDGQPGFLAVPPMTSWDWPTITMVLTTIIGAIICSTAAFVFCVGFGLISIFINMAVEIHVYGEIRNPHYFFIDMIAILLGFAVVGTLVRGGKHLFKGPTFRHMERHAPGNRWRPIGDIDWKNTAWGVGVNFATWLYLWIWGTTTKEVLGPRPCNANSRSQAADCM